A stretch of the Serratia marcescens genome encodes the following:
- a CDS encoding nucleotidyl transferase AbiEii/AbiGii toxin family protein, with the protein MTNTLVLQIALSSETERLLTQIVTVCAQQNVAFFVAGATAREVLIHHIHGRRPGRRTSDIDIAIFVDDWSSFTDLQTAFIAEGATTTKGNPHHLIWAENHLDIIPFGGVAEENKIAWPPDRAIVMNVDGFREAFEHTVVVRLFNGAELPFCSLPGLAMLKIFAWQARGHGNGKDAIDLFTIISEYGNIEEERIWDAPLEEEDLGTDLERMGAFLLGLDIAALLQQSSHGITAAQLLSLQSHKIVDAIVSQNTRETPDRIEQLVEDFWHGIAFRE; encoded by the coding sequence ATGACAAATACCTTGGTCTTACAGATAGCGCTCTCTTCAGAGACTGAAAGGCTGCTCACGCAAATTGTCACCGTTTGCGCGCAGCAAAATGTGGCTTTCTTCGTTGCGGGCGCAACGGCACGCGAAGTGCTGATACATCATATCCATGGCCGAAGGCCGGGGCGCAGGACCAGCGACATTGATATCGCCATCTTTGTCGATGATTGGTCGTCGTTTACGGACCTGCAGACGGCTTTCATCGCCGAAGGCGCAACAACCACAAAAGGCAACCCGCACCATTTGATCTGGGCGGAAAACCACTTGGATATCATTCCGTTCGGCGGCGTAGCGGAAGAGAATAAAATCGCCTGGCCTCCCGACCGAGCGATAGTCATGAATGTCGACGGCTTCCGGGAAGCCTTTGAGCATACGGTCGTCGTGCGCTTGTTTAACGGTGCTGAACTGCCGTTTTGCTCTTTACCGGGATTAGCCATGCTAAAAATTTTCGCCTGGCAAGCCCGCGGACATGGGAACGGGAAGGACGCCATCGACCTTTTCACCATCATTAGCGAATATGGCAATATTGAAGAAGAACGCATTTGGGACGCCCCGCTTGAAGAGGAAGACCTGGGCACGGATCTGGAGAGAATGGGTGCATTTCTGCTTGGTCTCGATATTGCCGCACTTCTGCAACAAAGTTCACACGGCATTACTGCCGCTCAATTATTGTCGCTGCAAAGCCATAAAATTGTCGATGCGATTGTCTCCCAAAATACCCGGGAAACCCCAGATCGCATTGAACAACTGGTCGAGGATTTTTGGCACGGCATCGCGTTCAGGGAATAA
- a CDS encoding type IV toxin-antitoxin system AbiEi family antitoxin → MYKPGTEDALLTAVSANLPTNLHLTVKRSLNNEGYDGLAILTVGRDQTFDFKIEIKSIHRKENLFLLKKAWHDDATDQRLLICPHLTAAQAEICEELRLNFIDAAGNASIVTKGLFLRISGKKPVKSLTNSDNSAARISEGTLKLLLVLLNDEQAINATYRELSAAAGISLGMVSKAFEYLESQRYYRKSKSGRRLLSPESLTALWLREYAVMIRPKLKRLNLVAPTNWQDLTLKPNEIWGGEAAAALLTEGYLYPETLMLFTHTPLQQRRKELGMLPQQHGGLQMTGAFWGETLKLTLRSQAMLSIAELLASRDSRNLEVARMINDKYLGLTDSALFRD, encoded by the coding sequence ATGTATAAACCAGGAACCGAAGATGCACTTTTGACAGCAGTAAGCGCGAATTTGCCGACCAACCTGCACCTGACGGTGAAACGCTCTTTGAACAATGAGGGCTACGACGGTCTGGCAATCCTGACTGTCGGACGCGATCAAACCTTTGACTTCAAGATAGAGATAAAATCGATTCACCGGAAAGAAAATCTCTTTTTGCTGAAAAAAGCATGGCACGACGATGCAACAGACCAACGTCTGCTTATCTGCCCTCACCTAACCGCCGCTCAAGCCGAGATTTGTGAAGAACTGCGTCTCAATTTTATTGATGCCGCCGGTAATGCCAGCATCGTTACTAAAGGGCTGTTTCTGCGTATTTCCGGCAAAAAGCCGGTTAAATCCCTCACTAATAGTGATAATAGTGCAGCCAGAATCAGTGAAGGAACACTAAAACTGCTGCTGGTGTTGTTAAACGACGAACAGGCGATCAATGCAACCTATCGCGAACTCTCCGCCGCTGCGGGCATCTCACTGGGGATGGTCAGTAAGGCATTCGAGTATCTGGAAAGTCAGCGCTATTACCGCAAATCGAAAAGCGGACGCAGATTATTGTCACCTGAATCGCTGACGGCGCTTTGGCTGCGTGAATATGCAGTCATGATCCGACCAAAGTTAAAAAGGCTAAATCTGGTAGCACCAACAAACTGGCAAGACCTGACGTTGAAGCCAAACGAGATTTGGGGAGGAGAAGCGGCCGCGGCGCTGCTAACCGAAGGTTATCTTTACCCCGAGACCCTGATGCTGTTTACCCACACCCCATTGCAGCAACGTAGAAAAGAGCTGGGTATGCTTCCTCAGCAACATGGCGGGCTGCAAATGACCGGTGCATTTTGGGGTGAGACGCTGAAACTCACCCTACGTTCTCAGGCCATGCTCAGCATCGCTGAATTACTCGCCAGCCGAGATAGCCGTAATCTCGAAGTCGCCAGGATGATAAATGACAAATACCTTGGTCTTACAGATAGCGCTCTCTTCAGAGACTGA
- a CDS encoding metallophosphoesterase, whose protein sequence is MITELAKNEQGRDFAVGDLHGCLDELRVLLEHVGFDTRRDRLVAVGDLIDRGTNSLGCLTLLEQPWFFSVLGNHEKVLLDYRQATESQRQSEIAQRWKMMGGDWFFELDDAMRYRCQQLAMMLPWVIKLTVAQVDYCVIHAEVPPEIDCLETFLTGLQSGDPVSTHSCLFGRRRNRAKYDGPIMNVGYVLCGHTPSEGARQLGNMCNLDYGAFDIANRGALCLLELGTHRRYLLRKDGIVEQAVDAACC, encoded by the coding sequence ATGATTACCGAATTGGCCAAGAATGAACAGGGACGAGATTTTGCCGTTGGCGATCTGCACGGCTGCCTGGATGAGTTACGTGTGCTGCTTGAGCATGTCGGGTTCGACACACGCCGTGATCGTCTGGTTGCCGTGGGTGACTTAATCGATCGTGGCACGAACAGTTTGGGGTGTCTGACATTACTTGAGCAGCCCTGGTTTTTTTCTGTATTGGGCAATCATGAGAAAGTGCTGCTTGATTATAGGCAAGCGACCGAGAGCCAACGGCAAAGTGAGATCGCTCAGAGATGGAAGATGATGGGCGGGGATTGGTTTTTTGAACTGGACGATGCGATGCGGTACCGCTGCCAGCAGCTAGCCATGATGCTCCCTTGGGTGATTAAACTCACCGTCGCTCAAGTCGATTATTGCGTGATTCATGCTGAGGTGCCTCCTGAAATAGATTGCCTCGAAACGTTCCTTACAGGGTTGCAATCTGGAGACCCGGTGAGTACGCATAGCTGTCTTTTTGGGCGCCGGCGTAACCGTGCCAAATACGATGGGCCAATAATGAATGTCGGTTATGTACTGTGCGGGCATACGCCAAGTGAAGGTGCACGCCAATTGGGCAATATGTGCAACCTGGATTATGGCGCGTTTGATATCGCCAACCGTGGGGCGCTTTGCCTGCTCGAACTGGGAACACACCGCCGCTATTTGTTGAGAAAAGACGGTATTGTCGAGCAGGCAGTTGATGCTGCTTGTTGTTGA
- a CDS encoding iron-containing alcohol dehydrogenase: MSVSHIIANRQTWFGHGSIQQLPPLLLADPQPTLLFSCRSFLNGPVYAGLRESLTPLLIGTEIVSHEASPQEIDAWVARWRGQARRVVAIGGGSVLDAAKAFSALVEHPLPTLRYMEKVGDSKISGATLPLIAIPTTAGTGSEVTQNAVITDTQVSKVKASLRHNNFVPYTAILDPQLLAGAPDKVLAYCAIDAFTHLFEAYLSKTAGAMTRDMSLSGIRHFLAAWPALNRSDAAREAIMQASYLGGLTLSAAGLGVIHGIAGEIGALRDYHHGQVCGRLLLPFLALLESSEQPQQRALMAELAARLYPHWQGSPESYLTDFITRHAIAPFWQDDLPISGQELAVALEKSNSKNSWIDYAPAQRQRMIEEAFRVE, translated from the coding sequence ATGTCCGTCAGCCACATCATCGCCAACCGTCAGACCTGGTTCGGCCACGGCAGCATCCAGCAGCTGCCGCCGCTGCTGCTTGCCGATCCGCAGCCGACGCTGCTGTTCAGCTGCCGATCTTTTCTCAACGGCCCGGTGTACGCCGGCCTGCGCGAATCGCTGACGCCGCTGCTCATCGGCACCGAGATCGTCAGCCACGAGGCGTCGCCGCAGGAAATAGACGCCTGGGTGGCGCGCTGGCGCGGCCAGGCACGGCGCGTGGTGGCCATCGGCGGCGGCAGCGTGCTGGATGCCGCCAAGGCGTTCTCCGCGCTGGTGGAGCATCCGCTGCCGACGCTGCGCTATATGGAAAAAGTGGGCGACAGCAAAATCAGCGGCGCCACCCTGCCGCTGATCGCCATTCCCACCACCGCCGGCACCGGCAGCGAGGTGACGCAGAACGCGGTGATCACCGACACCCAGGTCAGCAAAGTGAAAGCCTCGCTGCGCCACAATAACTTCGTGCCGTACACCGCCATTCTCGATCCGCAGCTGCTGGCCGGCGCGCCGGACAAGGTGCTGGCCTACTGCGCCATCGACGCTTTTACCCACCTGTTCGAGGCCTATCTGTCGAAAACCGCCGGCGCCATGACGCGCGACATGTCGCTGAGCGGCATCCGCCATTTCCTTGCCGCCTGGCCGGCGCTCAACCGCAGCGACGCGGCGCGCGAAGCGATTATGCAAGCTTCGTACCTCGGGGGGCTGACGCTGAGCGCCGCCGGGCTGGGGGTGATCCACGGCATCGCCGGCGAGATCGGCGCGCTGCGCGACTACCACCACGGCCAGGTCTGCGGCCGCCTGCTGCTGCCGTTCCTTGCCCTGCTGGAAAGCAGCGAACAGCCGCAGCAACGCGCGCTGATGGCCGAGCTGGCCGCGCGCCTGTACCCGCACTGGCAGGGCAGCCCGGAGAGCTACCTGACCGATTTCATCACCCGCCACGCCATCGCGCCGTTCTGGCAGGACGATTTGCCGATTTCCGGCCAGGAATTGGCGGTGGCGCTGGAGAAATCCAACAGCAAGAATTCCTGGATCGACTATGCGCCGGCACAGCGGCAACGGATGATCGAAGAGGCGTTTCGCGTCGAATGA
- a CDS encoding helix-turn-helix transcriptional regulator translates to MDIQVERLSAVIDAVASPRFYPSLLNWLEGFFAFDNAIVYAFERGRPPRCLIKTERENSDAVNQIYQQGAYLQDPFYRALNDGGEGEVLTLRQLAPCGFYHSDYYRNFYRKTGWHDEAGVLLQLTPERGLGVFFGSACRTVAVRYPQRADLRSALTLVKSVARLHGEVVAAPAEADMGNDDGAQARYLLTPREREIVDLILAGCGSQQIADRLFISLGTVKNHRKNIYGKLNIGSQAELFSLLLTAPQRRSA, encoded by the coding sequence ATGGATATTCAGGTTGAACGCTTGTCTGCGGTGATCGATGCGGTGGCCAGCCCGCGCTTTTATCCCAGCCTGTTGAATTGGCTGGAAGGTTTTTTCGCCTTCGACAACGCCATCGTCTATGCCTTCGAACGCGGCCGGCCGCCGCGCTGCCTGATCAAAACCGAGCGGGAAAACAGCGATGCGGTTAACCAGATCTACCAACAGGGCGCCTATCTGCAGGATCCGTTTTACCGCGCGCTGAACGACGGCGGCGAAGGCGAGGTGCTCACGCTGCGCCAGCTGGCGCCCTGCGGGTTTTATCACAGCGACTATTACCGTAATTTTTATCGCAAGACCGGCTGGCACGATGAGGCCGGCGTACTGCTGCAGCTGACGCCGGAGCGCGGGCTGGGGGTGTTCTTCGGCTCGGCGTGCCGCACGGTGGCGGTGCGCTACCCGCAGCGGGCGGATCTGCGCAGCGCGCTGACGCTGGTGAAAAGCGTGGCGCGGCTGCACGGCGAAGTGGTGGCGGCACCGGCCGAGGCCGACATGGGGAACGACGATGGCGCGCAGGCGCGTTATCTGCTGACGCCGCGCGAGCGCGAGATCGTCGATCTGATCCTCGCCGGCTGCGGTTCGCAGCAGATTGCCGACCGGCTGTTCATCAGCCTCGGCACGGTAAAAAATCACCGCAAGAACATCTACGGCAAGCTGAACATCGGCTCGCAGGCCGAACTGTTCAGCCTGTTGCTGACCGCCCCGCAGCGCCGCAGCGCGTGA